In Gemmatimonadota bacterium, one genomic interval encodes:
- a CDS encoding DUF4962 domain-containing protein codes for MILSTICSFAICTRNPSAGSSDKGEKMALIIDERPAQPGEWGFRPENVTTEETPPAFVWRPQENAASYDIQCARGADFSKVAYEAKGVTYTVHRPAEVFESGQWYWRFRFVDRGGKVSDWSSGRAFVIDQNAKALPLPKCSELIGRIPKSHPRLFVRPEDLDSLRTRARGDLKPIYDDLVATCEDILADMPSTKEPPLYPEGTVVLSEEWREIWWGNRMYTIRVLNSAATLAFTRLLGGQDHYGEKAKELLLACAKWDPLGATGYRYNDEAGMPYNYYFCRTYTFVNDLLSEEDRDICRAVMKVQGQEMYDHLATEMRYLWHPYGSHAGRAWHFLGEIGVTFLDEIPEAEEWVWFAMNVFGAVYPAWCDEDGGWHQGLQYWESYVQRFTWWADIMQAAMGIDAYCKPYFARAGDFPMYFQPPGTRGGGVGDLTTTRTSDQNCDLMRTLAAQARNPYWKWYVDMHPEKVKEETSARRLDAVGAGRSLYIDFVRGALPEVCAKAPVDLPSSKCFRGTGLVAMNSDLTDGKNNVSAIFKSSPLGSQSHGFDAQNSFSLFAFGERLLIHTGQRDIHGSDHHKNWMHHTKSTNCIGVNGESQLRNQAAAMGEILDFQTSDVFDYVAGEAAPAYGGMLKKFTRQILFAKPDAVVICDTVVAPEASIFQYYLHAETEMDIEGQTLKITTGDAGCVVSLLHPENLKISQTDQFDPPPRERVQLREYHVTAETVKPQEEAAFIAVLRPHRAGDVPEGDPVLMDDETLMVPLPNGELKVWVGETLRAEKRDQSGGVVATLC; via the coding sequence ATGATTCTATCGACGATCTGCTCATTTGCGATCTGCACTCGGAACCCTTCCGCCGGATCGTCCGATAAAGGAGAAAAAATGGCATTGATAATTGACGAAAGGCCCGCACAGCCGGGGGAATGGGGATTTAGACCAGAAAATGTGACGACAGAGGAGACGCCACCGGCATTTGTGTGGCGCCCGCAGGAGAATGCTGCGAGCTATGATATTCAGTGTGCGCGGGGCGCGGATTTTTCAAAGGTCGCATACGAGGCTAAGGGCGTGACATATACGGTTCACCGCCCAGCGGAGGTGTTTGAGTCGGGGCAGTGGTACTGGCGGTTCCGATTTGTCGATAGGGGAGGAAAGGTGTCGGATTGGAGTTCGGGGCGCGCTTTTGTGATTGACCAGAATGCAAAAGCATTGCCCTTGCCCAAATGCAGTGAATTGATTGGGCGCATCCCAAAGAGCCATCCGCGCTTGTTTGTGCGTCCAGAGGATTTGGATAGCTTGCGCACACGGGCACGGGGAGATCTGAAACCGATTTACGACGATCTGGTCGCAACATGCGAAGATATTCTGGCCGATATGCCATCTACCAAAGAACCGCCCCTGTATCCCGAAGGGACTGTTGTTCTGAGCGAGGAATGGCGGGAGATCTGGTGGGGAAATCGGATGTACACGATTCGCGTGTTAAACAGCGCGGCGACGCTGGCTTTTACGCGGCTTTTGGGTGGGCAGGATCACTACGGTGAGAAGGCGAAAGAGTTGCTGCTGGCGTGTGCCAAATGGGATCCCCTGGGGGCGACAGGCTATCGGTATAATGACGAAGCGGGTATGCCTTATAATTACTATTTTTGCCGCACTTATACGTTTGTGAACGATTTGTTGAGCGAAGAAGATCGCGATATATGCCGGGCGGTGATGAAGGTGCAGGGGCAGGAAATGTACGACCATCTGGCGACTGAGATGCGCTATTTGTGGCATCCTTATGGCAGCCATGCCGGTCGTGCCTGGCATTTTTTGGGTGAGATTGGCGTGACGTTTTTGGATGAGATTCCCGAGGCGGAGGAGTGGGTGTGGTTCGCGATGAATGTGTTTGGGGCCGTGTATCCCGCGTGGTGCGATGAAGATGGCGGCTGGCACCAGGGATTGCAATACTGGGAGAGTTATGTTCAGCGCTTTACGTGGTGGGCGGATATCATGCAGGCGGCAATGGGGATTGATGCGTATTGCAAACCGTATTTTGCACGCGCTGGCGATTTTCCGATGTATTTTCAGCCTCCGGGTACGCGGGGTGGCGGCGTGGGAGATTTGACGACGACGAGAACATCGGATCAGAATTGCGATTTGATGCGCACGCTGGCGGCTCAGGCGCGCAATCCATACTGGAAGTGGTATGTGGATATGCACCCGGAGAAAGTGAAAGAGGAGACGAGCGCGCGCCGGTTGGATGCCGTGGGTGCCGGGCGGTCGCTCTATATCGATTTTGTGCGGGGTGCGTTGCCAGAAGTGTGCGCAAAAGCACCGGTGGATTTGCCTTCTTCAAAATGTTTTCGCGGCACGGGGTTGGTGGCGATGAATTCGGATTTGACGGATGGAAAAAACAATGTGTCGGCCATTTTTAAAAGCAGTCCATTGGGGTCGCAGAGTCACGGTTTTGACGCGCAAAATTCGTTTTCGCTATTTGCTTTTGGCGAGCGTTTGTTGATTCACACGGGACAGCGCGATATTCACGGCAGCGACCACCACAAGAACTGGATGCACCATACAAAATCAACCAATTGCATTGGGGTAAATGGCGAGAGTCAGTTGCGTAACCAGGCTGCGGCTATGGGTGAAATTCTGGATTTTCAAACGTCGGATGTATTTGATTATGTGGCTGGCGAAGCCGCCCCGGCGTACGGGGGAATGCTGAAAAAATTTACGCGACAGATTTTGTTCGCAAAGCCCGATGCTGTGGTGATTTGCGATACAGTGGTGGCACCAGAGGCTTCGATATTTCAGTATTATTTACACGCTGAAACGGAAATGGATATCGAGGGACAGACGCTAAAAATCACGACTGGTGATGCAGGTTGTGTGGTGTCTCTGCTGCATCCAGAAAATTTGAAAATCAGTCAGACAGATCAGTTTGATCCACCGCCGAGGGAGCGCGTTCAACTCAGAGAGTATCACGTGACGGCAGAAACGGTGAAACCGCAGGAAGAGGCGGCATTTATTGCGGTATTGCGTCCGCACAGGGCGGGGGATGTGCCCGAAGGTGATCCGGTTCTGATGGACGATGAAACGCTGATGGTGCCGTTGCCCAATGGCGAGTTGAAGGTTTGGGTGGGTGAGACATTGCGCGCGGAGAAAAGGGATCAAAGTGGTGGTGTGGTGGCAACACTGTGTTGA
- a CDS encoding Gfo/Idh/MocA family oxidoreductase yields MNEIRIGIAGLGHRSRHWINTLLKIPGYRITALYDWIEPLHDRALSLIEYRNDVRVFRDYEDFLAYEGMDAVGLVVRRKDQGAMAAQALEAGKHVNMEVPAAHTMEDCWRIVTAAEHTGRVYQLAEQTRYWGFVEAWRDMVAEGRLGRVTYCEGQYIGYYGTRQFFQDYKTGQQYSVEELSAHPDAEPTWLHVMPPIHYLPHELSPMLKVLDDRVVEVTAMSTASPSYSHPEIDQPDIQVALMKTEKDRLLRMVTGFTQKIPSRRGHHWYQIIGTRGCVEWKRSEKGRSLMWLADSQMHDLAEVDWKFERTDAPAEAQGSGHGDADYYVHTAFWNAVVGNKPLEFDVYRAMETAAPAVLAAESIARGTELMKVPDFRPNETRPSGQMPGGD; encoded by the coding sequence ATGAATGAAATACGCATCGGCATTGCCGGATTGGGCCACCGTTCCCGGCACTGGATCAATACCCTGCTAAAGATACCGGGCTACCGCATTACCGCACTCTACGACTGGATTGAACCGCTGCACGATCGGGCGCTATCTCTGATCGAGTACCGAAACGATGTCAGGGTTTTCAGAGATTACGAGGATTTTCTGGCCTATGAGGGTATGGACGCGGTTGGGCTGGTCGTTCGCCGGAAGGATCAGGGGGCGATGGCGGCGCAGGCTCTGGAGGCTGGCAAGCACGTAAATATGGAGGTTCCCGCCGCGCATACAATGGAGGATTGCTGGCGGATTGTGACGGCGGCAGAACACACGGGACGGGTTTATCAGCTTGCGGAACAGACGCGCTACTGGGGATTTGTGGAGGCCTGGCGGGACATGGTAGCAGAGGGACGGTTGGGACGGGTGACCTATTGCGAGGGGCAGTATATCGGCTATTACGGCACGCGCCAGTTTTTTCAGGACTATAAGACGGGCCAGCAGTACAGCGTGGAAGAGCTTTCGGCGCACCCGGATGCAGAGCCTACGTGGCTGCATGTGATGCCGCCGATTCACTATCTTCCGCACGAGTTGAGTCCGATGCTGAAAGTTCTGGATGATCGGGTCGTTGAGGTAACGGCGATGAGCACTGCGTCTCCCAGCTATTCGCATCCAGAGATCGATCAACCTGATATTCAGGTCGCATTGATGAAGACGGAGAAGGACAGGCTGTTGCGGATGGTGACCGGGTTTACTCAGAAAATTCCGAGTCGCAGAGGACATCACTGGTATCAGATCATCGGGACGAGAGGGTGCGTGGAGTGGAAGCGGTCGGAAAAGGGACGCTCCCTGATGTGGCTGGCAGATTCCCAGATGCACGATCTGGCTGAAGTAGATTGGAAGTTCGAGCGTACGGATGCGCCTGCAGAAGCGCAAGGCAGCGGTCACGGGGATGCAGACTATTACGTCCACACCGCTTTTTGGAATGCCGTAGTTGGAAATAAGCCTCTGGAGTTCGATGTTTACAGGGCGATGGAGACGGCGGCACCTGCGGTTCTGGCTGCGGAGTCCATCGCACGGGGAACCGAGCTGATGAAAGTTCCCGATTTTCGTCCGAATGAGACGCGACCCTCTGGGCAGATGCCGGGAGGAGATTGA